A region from the Bdellovibrio bacteriovorus genome encodes:
- the ftsA gene encoding cell division protein FtsA: protein MSTSKPKAPVLAGLDIGSTKVSFVIGTVNSDGKIEVAGVGTAPNTGIRQGVVVNIEATTESIKKAKEEAELMSGYSVSEVWVGVAGTHISSFDSKGMVAIKNREVTPSEIDRVIEAAKAVAVPADRTVLHILPREFKVDGQDGITDPVGMSGIRLEANVHIVTGSQSAINNSVKCVEKAGLKISGLVLAQLASATAVISNDEKNLGVCVVDMGGGACNALYFVNGSVAHSSTIPVGGQHFTHDVAVGLRTPQFAAEALKKKHGCAMASMVNENETIEVEGVGGRKSRVIPRKDLADVIEARAEETLNLIANDLRMSGLMPMLGSGIVLTGGASQLDGLIEMGEFIFDIPVRRGTPQQIGGLTDVVKSGEFSAAVGLLLYALAQRKDLQAGHQQQEVNIGESLDGITKKIKDFFGQIF, encoded by the coding sequence ATGAGTACATCAAAACCGAAGGCACCGGTATTGGCTGGTTTGGACATTGGGTCTACCAAAGTCTCTTTTGTGATCGGCACAGTCAATTCCGACGGAAAAATCGAAGTCGCTGGCGTAGGAACTGCTCCTAATACGGGCATTCGCCAAGGCGTTGTGGTGAATATCGAGGCCACAACGGAATCCATTAAAAAAGCTAAAGAAGAAGCAGAATTGATGTCTGGCTACTCCGTCTCTGAAGTATGGGTCGGCGTTGCGGGAACACATATTTCCTCTTTTGATTCAAAGGGCATGGTCGCAATTAAAAATCGCGAAGTGACTCCTTCAGAAATTGATCGCGTGATCGAAGCGGCGAAAGCTGTGGCGGTTCCCGCAGATCGCACGGTTCTGCACATTCTTCCAAGAGAATTCAAAGTCGACGGCCAAGACGGCATCACAGATCCTGTGGGAATGTCAGGCATCCGCTTAGAAGCCAACGTTCACATCGTGACGGGCAGTCAAAGCGCGATCAACAACTCAGTAAAATGTGTTGAAAAAGCGGGACTTAAAATTTCTGGCTTGGTTCTGGCGCAATTGGCTTCAGCAACCGCAGTTATTTCTAATGACGAAAAGAATCTGGGTGTGTGTGTTGTCGACATGGGCGGCGGCGCTTGCAACGCTTTGTATTTCGTTAACGGAAGTGTGGCGCATTCATCGACAATCCCGGTGGGCGGTCAACACTTCACTCATGACGTGGCTGTAGGACTTCGCACTCCTCAGTTCGCGGCAGAGGCTTTAAAGAAGAAGCATGGTTGTGCCATGGCTTCTATGGTGAATGAAAATGAAACTATCGAAGTCGAAGGTGTTGGCGGAAGAAAATCCCGCGTGATTCCTCGCAAAGACTTAGCAGACGTGATCGAAGCAAGAGCAGAGGAAACTTTGAACTTGATCGCGAACGATTTGCGCATGAGTGGTTTGATGCCAATGTTGGGTTCGGGAATCGTTCTTACCGGCGGCGCAAGTCAACTTGATGGTCTGATTGAGATGGGTGAGTTTATTTTTGATATTCCGGTTCGCCGAGGTACTCCTCAGCAAATCGGCGGTCTGACAGATGTTGTGAAATCTGGAGAGTTCTCAGCAGCCGTCGGTCTTTTGTTGTATGCACTGGCACAAAGAAAAGATTTGCAGGCAGGTCATCAGCAGCAGGAAGTGAACATCGGCGAGTCTCTCGACGGTATCACGAAGAAGATCAAAGATTTTTTCGGACAGATTTTTTAA
- the ftsZ gene encoding cell division protein FtsZ codes for MFELEENINIGANIKVVGVGGGGSNAVTTMIESNMTGVEFIVANTDIQALNANKAPNKIQLGLDLTKGLGAGANPDVGRRAAIESYNEIVEKLEGADMVFVTAGMGGGTGTGGAPIVAKIARELGALTIGVVTKPFLFEGKKRGKHAEGGLQELKENVDTLIVIPNQKLLSIAAEKTPLLETFKKADEVLLQAVKGISDLINIRGLINLDFADIRTVMSSKGIAIMGTGAAKGENRAVEAATAAISSPLLENVKIDGATGIIVNITGGSDLSLYEVNEATTLITEAAHEDAEIIFGAVIDDNMGDEVRVTVIATGFDSHDVKLVNDMAQVNQMQNFLNQQATAQFGGMNMMPQMPQMPQMPQMPVMPQMPQFQMPQMPQMPTMPQMPQAPQQAAPVELPPIATVQSHVMNFTQPQQEGPSVTETVVVPPVAPVTPQVAQQAAQNMMVQQPQPQQQEVATPIQPQVEAAVSPRDMLLAKARAFKESQDLKARHNNPEQLSMNVDHEQQSLEEARRMAREVLSSPFSSQNLEVPAFIRKKQGFDLNKE; via the coding sequence ATGTTTGAGCTAGAGGAAAATATCAATATCGGAGCGAATATTAAAGTTGTCGGTGTCGGCGGTGGCGGAAGCAACGCTGTAACGACAATGATCGAGTCTAATATGACCGGTGTTGAGTTCATCGTTGCCAACACAGATATCCAAGCTTTGAATGCAAATAAAGCCCCTAACAAAATTCAGTTGGGTCTTGATTTGACTAAAGGTTTGGGCGCAGGTGCAAACCCAGATGTGGGTCGCAGAGCTGCGATTGAATCGTATAATGAGATTGTTGAGAAATTGGAAGGCGCGGACATGGTGTTCGTCACTGCGGGTATGGGTGGCGGAACAGGTACAGGTGGCGCTCCGATTGTTGCGAAGATTGCGCGCGAACTTGGCGCTTTGACAATCGGTGTGGTCACTAAGCCCTTCCTGTTCGAAGGTAAAAAACGCGGTAAACACGCTGAAGGTGGTTTGCAGGAACTAAAAGAGAACGTAGATACTTTGATCGTTATCCCGAATCAAAAGCTACTTTCGATCGCCGCTGAAAAAACGCCACTATTGGAAACTTTCAAAAAAGCGGACGAAGTTCTTCTTCAAGCAGTGAAAGGTATTTCCGACCTTATCAATATCCGCGGTTTGATCAACTTGGACTTCGCCGACATCCGCACTGTTATGTCTTCTAAAGGTATCGCAATTATGGGTACTGGTGCAGCGAAAGGTGAAAACCGCGCTGTTGAGGCCGCGACAGCAGCGATTTCTTCTCCACTTCTTGAAAATGTTAAAATCGATGGCGCGACTGGTATCATCGTGAACATCACAGGTGGATCTGATCTTTCTCTATATGAAGTGAACGAAGCGACGACTCTTATCACGGAAGCAGCTCATGAAGATGCAGAAATCATCTTCGGTGCGGTTATCGATGATAACATGGGTGACGAAGTTCGCGTGACTGTAATTGCGACTGGTTTTGATTCTCACGATGTGAAACTTGTGAACGACATGGCTCAAGTAAATCAAATGCAAAACTTCTTGAACCAACAGGCAACAGCGCAATTCGGCGGAATGAACATGATGCCGCAAATGCCTCAGATGCCACAAATGCCCCAAATGCCGGTGATGCCGCAAATGCCGCAATTCCAAATGCCGCAGATGCCTCAAATGCCGACAATGCCACAGATGCCGCAAGCTCCACAGCAAGCGGCCCCTGTTGAGTTGCCACCAATTGCGACTGTTCAATCCCACGTGATGAACTTTACGCAACCACAACAGGAGGGTCCCTCGGTAACTGAGACGGTTGTAGTTCCGCCAGTAGCTCCAGTGACTCCGCAAGTAGCGCAACAAGCGGCGCAAAACATGATGGTTCAACAACCTCAGCCGCAACAACAAGAAGTGGCAACACCAATTCAACCTCAAGTTGAAGCGGCTGTTTCTCCTCGTGATATGTTGCTAGCGAAAGCTCGCGCTTTCAAAGAAAGCCAAGACTTGAAAGCTCGTCATAACAACCCTGAACAGTTGTCTATGAACGTGGATCATGAACAGCAATCTTTGGAAGAAGCTCGTCGCATGGCTCGCGAAGTTTTGAGCTCTCCATTCTCTAGCCAAAATCTTGAAGTACCGGCGTTCATTCGCAAGAAACAAGGTTTTGATTTGAATAAAGAATAG
- the acnA gene encoding aconitate hydratase AcnA, with the protein MHIQSKDSFKTKETLQVGAKSYTVFNQQKISHPNLQKLPVSMKVLLENLLRHEDGLHVTKEDIDSLLSLDPKSLLREISFFPARVLMQDFTGVPAVVDLAAMRDAMKNLGGDPKKINPLVPVDLVIDHSVMVDSFGTNRSFDENVKMEFERNHERYVFLKWGQNAFQNFKVVPPGTGICHQVNLEYIGKTVWSSEGHAFPDTLVGTDSHTTMVNGLSVLGWGVGGIEAEAVMLGQPLSMLIPEVIGFRLHGKLKEGATATDLVLMITQMLRKKGVVGKFVEFFGSGLASMPLADRATIANMAPEYGATCGFFPVDEETIKYLRLSGRPQETIELVESYAKATGLWRSEENEKHYFFQDILDLDLSTVEPSLAGPKRPQDRVVLANAQKDFQSQLVSGFQVADNMTSKEKSQMAVEGASYTVGHGDVVIAAITSCTNTSNPSVMIGAGLVAKKAVEKGLQVKPWVKTSLAPGSQVVTDYLEKSGVQKYLDQLGFNLVGYGCTTCIGNSGPLPQPIATAVEKGNLVVASVLSGNRNFEGRINPHIKANYLASPMLVVAHALAGSMHIDITKDAIGEDKAGKPVYLKDIWPSNQEIQDLVNKTVETKMFDSRYGNVFAGTEDWKKINTTSSQTYSWDESTYIKNPPYFAGMTMTPEKLTDVKGARVLAILGDSITTDHISPAGSIKKDSPAGRYLIGKGVAPQDFNSYGSRRGNDDVMVRGTFANIRIKNEMLGGLVEGGMTKHIPSGEVLAIYDASIKYQAEKTPLVVVAGKEYGTGSSRDWAAKGTRLLGIKAVIAESFERIHRSNLIGMGVLPLQFHPGTDRKTLHLDGSEILDIVGIEAGMKAQQDLTVRITRTTGKTEEIKVRSRIDTAVELEYYKNGGILHYVLRKLT; encoded by the coding sequence ATGCACATTCAATCCAAAGACAGCTTTAAAACAAAAGAAACTCTTCAGGTGGGAGCGAAATCCTATACGGTTTTCAACCAACAAAAAATCTCTCACCCGAATCTACAAAAACTTCCTGTATCCATGAAAGTCCTGCTAGAAAATCTTCTGCGTCACGAAGATGGACTGCATGTGACGAAAGAAGATATCGACTCTCTTCTTAGCTTGGATCCTAAATCTTTGCTTCGCGAAATTTCTTTCTTCCCAGCGCGCGTTCTTATGCAAGACTTCACAGGTGTCCCTGCGGTTGTCGATCTAGCGGCGATGAGAGACGCGATGAAAAATCTGGGTGGCGATCCGAAAAAGATCAATCCGCTGGTTCCCGTGGATCTGGTGATTGATCACTCGGTGATGGTGGATTCCTTCGGAACCAATCGTTCTTTCGATGAAAACGTAAAAATGGAATTCGAAAGAAATCACGAACGCTATGTGTTCTTAAAATGGGGCCAGAACGCGTTCCAAAACTTCAAAGTCGTTCCTCCGGGTACTGGTATTTGCCACCAAGTGAATCTTGAATACATTGGTAAAACTGTCTGGAGTTCTGAAGGACATGCCTTCCCAGATACACTTGTCGGAACAGACAGTCACACCACAATGGTGAATGGTCTTTCTGTTTTAGGTTGGGGCGTTGGTGGTATTGAAGCCGAAGCGGTGATGCTAGGGCAACCGCTCAGCATGTTAATCCCTGAAGTGATTGGCTTCCGTTTGCATGGCAAACTTAAAGAAGGTGCAACGGCGACTGATTTAGTTCTTATGATCACTCAGATGCTTCGTAAAAAAGGCGTCGTTGGAAAGTTCGTAGAATTCTTTGGATCAGGTTTGGCGTCTATGCCTCTTGCTGACCGTGCGACTATCGCCAACATGGCTCCCGAGTACGGCGCCACTTGCGGTTTCTTCCCTGTAGATGAAGAGACGATTAAATACCTTCGCTTGTCGGGCCGCCCTCAAGAAACGATTGAACTTGTAGAGAGCTACGCGAAAGCGACGGGCTTGTGGCGTTCTGAAGAAAATGAAAAGCACTACTTCTTCCAAGATATTTTAGACTTAGATCTTTCAACGGTGGAACCGTCTTTGGCAGGGCCGAAGCGGCCTCAAGATCGCGTTGTTCTTGCAAACGCTCAAAAAGATTTTCAAAGCCAATTGGTTTCAGGATTTCAAGTTGCTGACAATATGACATCCAAAGAAAAATCGCAGATGGCCGTGGAAGGCGCAAGCTACACGGTCGGTCACGGCGATGTTGTTATTGCGGCTATCACAAGTTGCACGAACACTTCCAACCCTTCCGTGATGATTGGTGCTGGTTTGGTTGCGAAAAAAGCTGTGGAAAAAGGCTTGCAAGTAAAACCTTGGGTGAAGACTTCGTTAGCTCCAGGCTCCCAAGTCGTGACAGATTATTTAGAAAAATCCGGCGTACAAAAATACTTAGATCAATTGGGCTTCAACCTTGTCGGTTATGGTTGTACAACTTGTATCGGAAACTCCGGTCCATTGCCTCAACCAATTGCGACGGCTGTTGAAAAAGGAAACTTAGTTGTGGCGTCTGTTCTTTCTGGAAACCGCAACTTCGAAGGCCGTATCAATCCGCACATCAAAGCAAACTACCTGGCATCGCCGATGTTGGTGGTGGCCCACGCTCTTGCCGGCAGCATGCACATTGATATTACGAAAGATGCTATTGGCGAAGATAAAGCTGGCAAGCCTGTTTACTTGAAAGATATCTGGCCAAGCAATCAAGAGATCCAAGATCTTGTGAATAAAACTGTTGAAACAAAGATGTTTGATTCTCGGTACGGAAATGTTTTTGCGGGAACGGAGGATTGGAAGAAAATCAATACGACCTCTTCGCAAACATATTCGTGGGATGAAAGTACTTATATCAAAAATCCACCGTACTTTGCCGGCATGACAATGACGCCAGAAAAGCTAACAGATGTGAAGGGCGCGCGCGTTCTCGCGATTTTGGGTGACTCCATTACGACGGATCATATTTCGCCTGCGGGAAGTATTAAAAAAGATTCTCCAGCGGGTCGTTATTTGATTGGTAAGGGCGTTGCGCCACAGGATTTTAACTCTTATGGTTCTCGTCGTGGTAATGACGACGTTATGGTGCGCGGAACATTTGCCAACATTCGCATTAAAAATGAAATGCTGGGTGGCTTGGTTGAAGGCGGAATGACGAAACATATTCCATCCGGTGAAGTTTTAGCGATCTATGATGCTTCCATAAAGTATCAGGCTGAAAAAACACCTTTGGTTGTCGTTGCTGGTAAAGAGTATGGCACGGGATCGTCTCGTGACTGGGCGGCAAAAGGAACGCGTCTTTTAGGAATTAAAGCGGTTATCGCGGAAAGCTTTGAGCGCATCCATCGTTCCAATCTTATTGGTATGGGTGTATTGCCATTGCAATTTCATCCCGGCACGGACCGCAAGACTTTGCACTTGGATGGTTCAGAGATTTTGGACATCGTGGGTATTGAAGCGGGCATGAAAGCGCAGCAAGATCTTACTGTTCGTATCACTCGCACTACTGGTAAAACAGAAGAAATCAAAGTGCGTTCACGCATCGATACTGCTGTTGAGCTTGAGTACTACAAGAACGGTGGAATTCTTCACTACGTTCTTCGCAAATTGACTTAA
- a CDS encoding tyrosine-protein phosphatase — protein MKTLIASLLLSLVSVAQAAVEGSTIPNAHVIYSEGDIAVIRGKAPANKKQMEELLALGVEEFLIFKNDTKGEVAKQITALQGLGVAKTSITHIPFLWKDLHDFKSSCEMTMQALRTIEKAVEDNKSIYFHCTVGEDRTGYLAGLWGLWAGTYKTVKQSVNEELCARGYEAGNPRKPYRDVVFKIRETLTPTYLKMTVILAEAKQRGLSLDESLCNAEPELNVDVSKFYCGIKK, from the coding sequence ATGAAAACACTGATCGCATCTCTTCTATTGTCTTTAGTCTCTGTTGCCCAAGCCGCCGTTGAGGGCAGCACGATTCCCAATGCTCACGTGATTTACAGCGAAGGCGATATAGCCGTCATTCGTGGCAAAGCTCCGGCAAATAAAAAACAAATGGAAGAGCTTCTGGCTTTGGGCGTGGAGGAATTTTTAATCTTTAAAAACGACACCAAAGGAGAAGTCGCAAAACAGATCACTGCTTTGCAAGGTTTGGGAGTCGCTAAAACATCCATCACCCATATTCCATTTCTTTGGAAAGATCTTCATGACTTCAAATCTTCCTGCGAAATGACGATGCAAGCTTTGCGCACAATTGAAAAAGCAGTCGAAGACAATAAGAGCATCTACTTCCACTGCACTGTCGGGGAAGATCGCACCGGATACCTTGCGGGTCTTTGGGGACTTTGGGCAGGCACTTATAAAACTGTGAAACAATCCGTGAATGAGGAACTCTGCGCTCGCGGATACGAAGCGGGCAATCCGCGCAAACCCTATCGTGATGTGGTTTTCAAGATTCGCGAAACTTTGACCCCGACTTATTTAAAAATGACGGTGATTCTGGCAGAAGCCAAACAAAGAGGTCTTTCGTTAGATGAATCCTTGTGTAATGCAGAACCGGAATTAAACGTGGACGTCTCGAAGTTCTACTGTGGAATCAAAAAATAA
- a CDS encoding NUDIX domain-containing protein: protein MKHLEEKTLSTKQIFKGRFLRVEQDQVQAPDGRTYTREYILHPGAAMMIPLLPNGNVVMIHQYRHAVKQVFLEFPAGKRDPNEETLFTAQRELLEETGYQAKDWKFLTTIHPVIGYSNEHIDLYLARELNFAQQKLDHGEFIEVVEVKPEDLMRLVQEGKVSDVKTQIGAFWLDKILRGEWN from the coding sequence ATGAAGCATCTCGAAGAAAAAACTCTCTCGACAAAACAGATTTTTAAAGGCCGGTTCCTTCGCGTAGAGCAGGATCAGGTCCAGGCTCCCGACGGCCGTACTTACACGCGTGAATACATCCTTCATCCAGGTGCGGCGATGATGATTCCTCTTCTTCCGAACGGAAATGTCGTGATGATTCACCAGTACCGTCATGCGGTTAAGCAGGTGTTTTTAGAATTTCCTGCGGGAAAACGGGATCCCAATGAAGAAACTCTATTTACAGCCCAACGCGAACTTTTGGAGGAGACTGGTTACCAAGCTAAGGACTGGAAATTCTTAACAACGATTCATCCTGTCATCGGTTATTCCAACGAACACATAGATCTTTACTTGGCGCGCGAACTGAATTTTGCGCAGCAGAAGCTGGATCATGGTGAGTTTATTGAGGTCGTCGAAGTAAAACCAGAAGACCTCATGCGCTTGGTTCAAGAGGGAAAAGTCTCGGATGTGAAAACCCAGATCGGGGCTTTTTGGCTTGATAAAATCCTGCGAGGGGAGTGGAATTAA
- a CDS encoding UDP-2,3-diacylglucosamine diphosphatase, producing the protein MEAWFLSDIHLKSAEERNGKILLRFLRSLLQQNPSQVHLFMLGDIFDLWVGGHSYFAKKFPDLIEALRDLRKAGARITYIEGNHDVHVEGFFQKQLGVEVHVEAQYYNLDGLIVRCEHGDLINLADEKYLKYRSIIRNPYIKPLGNIIPGKFWDYVGNRASKRSRARSGHYRATNESQLVQMIRAHTEKVYQEKPFDIIISGHMHVFDDHVVDIRGRKVRTVNLGSWFEEKVKVFHIKDGQPNWVYLES; encoded by the coding sequence GTGGAAGCCTGGTTTTTATCTGACATTCACTTAAAATCCGCAGAAGAGCGCAATGGGAAAATCCTGTTGCGCTTTTTGCGTTCTTTGCTGCAGCAAAATCCTTCGCAAGTTCATCTTTTCATGCTGGGTGATATTTTCGATCTTTGGGTGGGCGGTCATTCGTATTTCGCTAAAAAGTTTCCGGATTTAATCGAAGCCTTGCGAGACCTCCGCAAAGCCGGAGCCCGCATCACGTATATTGAAGGCAATCACGACGTTCACGTCGAAGGCTTTTTCCAAAAGCAATTAGGCGTCGAAGTTCATGTGGAAGCTCAGTACTATAATTTGGATGGCCTGATTGTTCGTTGTGAACATGGTGATTTGATCAATCTGGCCGATGAAAAGTATCTAAAATACCGTAGTATCATCCGCAACCCTTATATCAAACCTTTGGGAAACATCATTCCTGGGAAGTTCTGGGATTACGTCGGAAATCGAGCGAGCAAACGCAGTCGTGCGCGCAGTGGTCACTATCGCGCGACGAACGAATCTCAGCTGGTGCAGATGATTCGCGCCCACACAGAAAAGGTTTATCAAGAAAAGCCTTTCGATATTATTATCTCGGGCCACATGCATGTCTTTGACGATCACGTCGTTGATATTCGCGGCAGAAAAGTGCGCACGGTGAATTTGGGTTCGTGGTTCGAAGAAAAAGTTAAGGTCTTTCATATCAAAGACGGCCAGCCGAATTGGGTGTATTTAGAGTCCTAA
- a CDS encoding cell division protein FtsQ/DivIB, which translates to MKKLVLQLIFGFIVLPVALAGSLFYLNKNGFFNITKIEVILENPPAGQEQFLKPHVDRLEASLAKYKGISLWNIKLKKISREVSDLNWVEQLNIKRSWPATLAVRVRPYEVKLLYMGKGGKLVPIIKDGSFLDPVETKQAPDVALLDGESFQKKSELRKKAVEVIEQIPAEGSFSKKTISEIRHDSKEGFWMTMIKTGIQVKMGEDQVSLKAARVSQVVDYLESRQFDARVIDANLSKKVLVRLRKDP; encoded by the coding sequence GTGAAGAAGCTCGTTTTACAACTCATCTTTGGATTTATTGTTTTGCCTGTAGCGCTTGCGGGTTCCCTTTTTTATCTCAATAAAAATGGCTTCTTCAATATCACGAAAATCGAAGTGATTCTTGAAAACCCTCCAGCAGGGCAAGAGCAATTCTTAAAACCTCATGTCGACCGTTTAGAAGCTTCTTTAGCGAAGTACAAAGGTATCTCTCTTTGGAATATCAAACTTAAAAAAATCTCTCGTGAAGTGTCTGATCTTAATTGGGTGGAACAACTTAATATCAAACGCAGTTGGCCCGCAACTTTGGCGGTGCGTGTTCGTCCTTATGAAGTGAAGCTTCTTTATATGGGTAAAGGCGGAAAGCTTGTTCCTATTATCAAAGACGGAAGTTTTTTAGATCCTGTTGAAACCAAGCAAGCTCCCGATGTGGCTCTTCTTGATGGCGAAAGTTTTCAGAAGAAAAGTGAGCTTAGAAAAAAAGCAGTGGAAGTGATCGAACAAATTCCTGCTGAAGGATCGTTCAGTAAAAAAACGATTTCTGAAATTCGCCACGACTCTAAAGAAGGTTTTTGGATGACGATGATAAAGACCGGAATTCAAGTGAAGATGGGCGAAGACCAAGTTTCACTGAAGGCCGCTCGAGTCTCACAAGTCGTCGACTATCTCGAATCTCGCCAATTTGACGCGCGCGTCATAGATGCGAATCTGTCTAAGAAAGTCCTTGTCAGGTTGCGTAAGGATCCCTAA